One Streptosporangium becharense genomic window, GGTGGGGTGCCAGACGGTCTTGGTCTCCAGGAAGGCCGTCAGGCGCCTGGTTCCGGGGTCGGCGAACCAGTCGGCCGCCCCCGCGGGACGCAGGACGCGCTTGAGGTTCTCCGCCGCGGCCTCCTCGCACGCGACCGCCAGGCCCTCGTCGGCGACCCCGGCCAGGTCGATCGCGTTGACGTCCATGTGCGCGGCCAGCCAGGGGGCGATCTCCCGGACCGAGCCGGTGAGGACGTTGACCACCCCGCCGGGAAGGTCGGAGGTGGCGAGCACCTCGGCGAGGGTGATCGAGGGCAGCGGCGCCCGCTCGCTCGCGATCACCACACAGGTGTTGCCCGTGACGATCACCGGGGCCACCGTCGAGACGAGCCCGAGCAGCGGCTCGTCCGGGGCGACCACCGCGACCACACCGGTCGGCTCCGGCGAGGAGAGGTTGAAGTACGGCCCGGCGACCGGGTTGGCGGAACCGGCCACCGCGGCGATCTTGTCGGACCACCCGGCGTACCAGACCAGCCGGTCGACGGCCGCGTCCACGACCCGGCCGGGATCGGCCGTCCCGGTCGCCGCCAACTCGGCGGCGAACTGGGCCCGACGGCTTTCGAGCATCTCCGCGACGCGGTAGAGGATCTGCCCGCGGTTGTACGGGGTGGCCCCGGACCAGCCGCCGAACGCCTTGCGCGCGGCCGTCACCGCGTCGCGGGCGTCCTTGCGGGACGCCTTGGAGGCATTGGCCAGGAAGTCGCCCTCAGAGGAGGTCACGGGGTAGGACCTTCCGCTCTCCGACCGCGGGAACGCCCCGCCGATGTACAGCTTGTACGTCTTGCGCACGGCCAGCCGCGCGGGCTCGGTGACTCCGCTCCGCGTGGGCTCGGCCTCCGCCGCCCCGCTTTCCGTGAGCTCGGGTCCGGCCGCCCCGCTCCG contains:
- a CDS encoding aldehyde dehydrogenase family protein, which codes for MAEPELTRSGAAGPELTESGAAEAEPTRSGVTEPARLAVRKTYKLYIGGAFPRSESGRSYPVTSSEGDFLANASKASRKDARDAVTAARKAFGGWSGATPYNRGQILYRVAEMLESRRAQFAAELAATGTADPGRVVDAAVDRLVWYAGWSDKIAAVAGSANPVAGPYFNLSSPEPTGVVAVVAPDEPLLGLVSTVAPVIVTGNTCVVIASERAPLPSITLAEVLATSDLPGGVVNVLTGSVREIAPWLAAHMDVNAIDLAGVADEGLAVACEEAAAENLKRVLRPAGAADWFADPGTRRLTAFLETKTVWHPTAV